The Tessaracoccus aquimaris sequence CGGCCTGTTCGCGCTCGTGCTTGCGCTGCTCGCCCCGGCCTCACCCGCCGCCGCCCACGCGGACCTCGAGTCGAGCGACCCGGCCGACGGGGCGGTCCTCGCCGCCTCCCCGGCCGTCATTAAGTTGGTCTTCAGCGAGGCCGTGACCCCCGTCCCCGGCGCCTTCCGGCTCTTCGGCTCGGCGGGCGAACTCCCCCAACCCGACGCGACCGCCACCGGCGCGACGGTGTCGGTTCGCCCCGCGGGCGACGCGACGGGGCGCCTGCTCCTGGCGTACCGGGTGATCTCCGGCGACGGGCACCCGGTATCCGGGACGCTGTCGTTCACGGTCGGCACTGACACCGGCGGGGCACCCGTCGGGCCCCAGGCGTCCGCGGACGACCCCGCGGTCGGCTGGCTGACGGGGGCGCTGACGTCGGCCCAGTACGCCGGCCTGCTGCTTGGCGTCGGCCTGCTGATCTTCGGCGGTTGGGTGGCGCGGACGCCGGTGCTGCCCGCGCGGCGCGGGCGGCCTGGCTGCTCGCCGTCGCGGCGTCTGCGGCGCTGGTCCCGCTCGCCGCGCTGCGCGGCGCGGGGCTTGGCCTCGGCGATCCGGGCTGGGTCGCGTCCGTCCAGCCGGGCACGCTGCTCGCGCTCGGGTTGGTCGTCGTCGCGGGCCCCGCGTGGTGGCTGCGCGGCCCGTTCGCCCCCGTCCTGGCGCTGGTGGCGCTCGCCGCGCCCGTGCTGGTGGGGCACACGCTGACGGCCACCCCGTCGTGGCTGATGCTGACCGGCGACGCGGTCCATCTGGCCGCGGCCGCCTTCTGGCTCGGCGGGCTCGTCGGGCTGGTCGCGGTGACCGTCCCGGGGCGGGTCCCGGCGGGTGACGCGGCCCGCGTGGTCGCACGCTTCTCAGGCGGCGCGCTGGTCTCGGTCGCGGCCCTGGCCGCATCCGGGGTCGCGATGGCCGCGCTGGTGCTGCCCGAACCATCGGCCCTTGTCGACGGCGGTTATGGCAGGACGCTGCTACTGAAGGTCGGCGTCGTCGTCGCGGCGGTCGTGCTTGCGGCGTGGAACCGGTTCGCCCTGGTGCCAGCCCTCCGGCGGGCACCAGACCGGGAGGCTTGGCCGCGGCTGCGGCGGATGTTGGCCAAGGAGGCCGCGCTCGTCGTCACGGTCGCCGTGATCACGGGATTCTTCACGCAGTTGGACCCGCACGACGCGCACCACCACGTCCAGGCACCGGTGACGATCTCGGCCGATTCGCAGGGCCTGCGGGTCGACGGCGAGGCATCGGAGCGGGGTCAGGCGCTGGACCTGAGCTTCGGGCTCGCCTACCGCGGTAGCGCGGTGACCGACGGGGAGGTCGCCGTCCAAGCACGGCTTCCCGAACAGTCACTCGGCCCGATCCGCGCGGAGGCGCGATTCGAGGACGGGCGTTGGGTGGCGTCGCTTCCGCTGCCGGTCGAAGGCGCCTGGCAGGTGCAGTTCACGGCGCGGGTGTCGCGGTTCGAGAGCCCGATCGCCCTTGTCACGGTCGACGTGGCGGGGAGCTAGACCCGCACCGCCGTGGGCAGCGCTGCGCCGTCGGGGCGCTGCGGCGCGATGGCGCGCAGGCGTTCGGCGCGGGCGAGGAAGCCCGCCTCGCCGCTCGCCTCGGCCAACCTCTCCAGCGCGACGGTGAGTTGCGCGGAGCCAGCCTGGCGTGCGGCGACGTCGTCGGCGACCAACTCGACGAGCATCAGGGTGGCCTTCCTGAGCGAGCGGCCCGCTGGCACGAAGCCGGGCAGGCAGGCCTCGTTCAGTTCGGCGAGCCGCACCAGCAGGCCGTGCCTGCCGCGCAGGTGCGCGTACTCGTGGGCAAGCACGGCGTGGAGTTGGGCCGTGGTGAGCGCCCGCTCCAGGGCGGAGGAGACCAGGATCTCCGCGGGTCGCCCCGGGACGGCGACCGCGACGGGGTCGTCGGACTCGAAACGCACCAGGGTGAAGGCGCCGCGATCCTCTCGTGAGGTCGCGACCGGGGTCAGCCGACGCAGGTTCTCCCGGTAGGAGTCGACGAGCGGGTCGGAGGCACCT is a genomic window containing:
- a CDS encoding copper resistance CopC family protein; this translates as MSRAGTRSRMAALVGLFALVLALLAPASPAAAHADLESSDPADGAVLAASPAVIKLVFSEAVTPVPGAFRLFGSAGELPQPDATATGATVSVRPAGDATGRLLLAYRVISGDGHPVSGTLSFTVGTDTGGAPVGPQASADDPAVGWLTGALTSAQYAGLLLGVGLLIFGGWVARTPVLPARRGRPGCSPSRRLRRWSRSPRCAARGLASAIRAGSRPSSRARCSRSGWSSSRAPRGGCAARSPPSWRWWRSPRPCWWGTR
- a CDS encoding copper resistance D family protein, producing MVVVAGPAWWLRGPFAPVLALVALAAPVLVGHTLTATPSWLMLTGDAVHLAAAAFWLGGLVGLVAVTVPGRVPAGDAARVVARFSGGALVSVAALAASGVAMAALVLPEPSALVDGGYGRTLLLKVGVVVAAVVLAAWNRFALVPALRRAPDREAWPRLRRMLAKEAALVVTVAVITGFFTQLDPHDAHHHVQAPVTISADSQGLRVDGEASERGQALDLSFGLAYRGSAVTDGEVAVQARLPEQSLGPIRAEARFEDGRWVASLPLPVEGAWQVQFTARVSRFESPIALVTVDVAGS
- a CDS encoding M56 family metallopeptidase, with amino-acid sequence MLLPLVLLLGALTLAFGAPLLLAGGRWQVFRPALALGLWFSAFVLGVLLACSAFVASIVVAVDASTTTGSFAASLVAWGAVVVTAGVIALATGASDPLVDSYRENLRRLTPVATSREDRGAFTLVRFESDDPVAVAVPGRPAEILVSSALERALTTAQLHAVLAHEYAHLRGRHGLLVRLAELNEACLPGFVPAGRSLRKATLMLVELVADDVAARQAGSAQLTVALERLAEASGEAGFLARAERLRAIAPQRPDGAALPTAVRV